The region GCACTGACGCAGTTGAGGGACAGTCATTTTTCTAGCACCAGGTGCTGGAGTTTACCAGCAAGACCATGACTAAGACTGGTGCTTTAAAAACATGACTGCAgaatgctgctgccacttggTGGATCTGAAGGGTAGTGAAATGAAGGCAATAAAGGCAGTTTTACCACATATCAACTTCTGAACCAGCTGCTTTGTACCAAAAGAAGGACTTCCATTCATGACTGTAAGTTGATTTCACTGTGGTGGCTGAAAGCTTACTGGTCCCAGTTATCTCTGCCACCAGTGATTTTACAGTGATGGGGCCAAGACACGCTGGTGTCTGAGAGCCAAAGACATTACGGAACTCAcaaaaagccaaaggaaaaggACCATTTCTTTTGCCTAGCATTGTCAAAGGATCTAAAACACAGCTTGTTTTCATGCATTTGAAACAATTTCCACAAGCAAGGCAGGACTGAGAAGCAGCTCCTGTGAGAAGACTCTCCAGCTTTTAGAAGATGGAAAATAACTCACCATGATCAGTTTGTCTGGCTTGGAGGAGATACGCAATTCTGAAAACAACTCTGTTACTTCTTTTGTGAACTCCTCATCTCCTGAAGGACAGGAAAGGTTAAAGAATCCACACAAAGGACAGTCACAGGAATAAGCAGCACTTCAACTAGTTCTGCACAAGTCTGTCCactgtctcctttttttcctcttttaatcaTCACCTCAGGCAAGAATGCATCAAGCCtggtcttttaaaatacaatttataaGGTAAGTTTTGAAAAAGTGGAGACAGCAGTGCCCAGAGGTTAGTTTTGCTTTCTCAACTCTTGTTTTGTAGctaaggtaatttttttttaatattctttttacAGGCAGCATTTTAGAATGCACTAAATTCCACATCACCTTGCAAAGTCTGAAACATCACTTAAAGCTGACGGTTCTCCTATTACATACTGCAGGGCAGATGTTAACAGTGGGGGGAAGGCTGTGAGATCCATCATGTGCAAATAGAAAAGATACATTAAATGTTAAGTTATAGCAAGAACAGGTGTGTAATCCCTCTCTGATGAGCCATTTAGGTAAAAGTAATGCAagaaatttacatttaaatctGCATAATCCTCAAGAATCAGATGGATCTCATGTATGGAGGCACCCCTGAGTCTTCTGGTCTGTGTGGCTAACTCccctttaaagaagaaattagaaGGCTTTTTGCTTCCCCACAGGTTGGACAACTATTCACAGTCTTTCCCTCATGGTCAGGAAAACCCTGCATCTCTTTGAATTTGCATGTTGGCTCAAGGTCAGTCGGATGAACTGCCCAGGAGTCAAGCAACTTTAAACCTGCTCTGGTGAGAGATCATACCCATTACAGAATTAAtgcacagcagcttcccagagaTAAAGAGGATTGCTACCTGTCATACTCCTGGCCATAGACAGCTTCAGGATTAATCATCCAGCTAAAGAATAACTTACCTTTGGCACCATGCCCATTGCCAGTGATCTCAGGGCTGATTGGTTCTACTCTGAGAATTTCATTGAGAACCAGCTTCTCCTCCCAGAACCTGGGGGTCTcttacctttcttttcttcctcttcttcttcaaaGAATTCAGgtaaagaaaatgcttctttgagCTGCTCCATTTCCTCCTTCAGTGTGTCCAGTTCATCTCCAGAGAAGGTATTTAGAACTGCTTTCACCTAGTTAGGGGCATCACAGACAAAGAGAGAATCATAAATCCAACAGGAAACAGGATGGAAAATGCAGTACTGTTTTACACTGCTTGTCAAAACATCACAGACTGATGTTGATGAGAAAGCAAATCCtatgggaaggaggaaagggaaaaagaccTATTTCTGAAGCACCATTTGATGATTATGGATTCTTAAGGAGTTACTCAAAttcctttcattaaaaaaaaagttaatgacTTCTAAAATTGCATGCTGAtctgccctcctccctgccccaagACAGAGGGCAATCTTTGCTGTGCTTACAAaattctcctcttctccagaccaaGGCAGCAAACAAGTGGGTATGATGAGAGTAACTTTTTATAAGCTGCTGAAGACACACAGGAACTGAGGCTGACTGGGGAAAGAGAATGTCTCtaggagctgagggcaggacAGAGCCAACACCAGACCACAATGCAGGGGTCAAAGTGAAGTTGTGTAATCAATCATTTTATAGTGAGTCCTGAGCACAAGATTTtacatgtatatataatatatttctAATCTTTTTTTGCACTGCTCAGCTGAGCtcaaaataaaaggcaaattgCTCAAGGCCATTACCTTTGATTCACTCTCTCTGGAAAGCATCTCTAAGGCCTCCAGATGCGAAAGACCCTGAAACTCATCAAACAGTAACCCATAATGGGCTTTCTTCTCTGTAGCCATGGCAACCTCAGTAGctgtctgctgctcttctctctcctttgcctCTCGTAAAACctgacaaagaaaagcagagggcTCAGGTCAGTGTCAGACTACACAGAATATGGGAGGAGAAGGCTTTTCATTCCATAGTAAATGGTTTCTTAATGACAAGACCACAAAAGAAGGCAGAAGGCATAAGAGAAATCAAGGAGAAGTTGATATGGAACTGCCATACCTGAGATAACGTAGAGTTCCTGTTCATTAGGCTCTTCGTTTTTTTGAATCCAGGGTCTCCCTCAGCAATTACATCCATTGTCTTTTTCCCAATAAATTCCAAGGCATCCAGACCTCCAGTAATAACACTTTTTCCCTAGGAAACAGATTTGGATATAGACAGCACACAGAACTCacagaagacttaaaaaaaatgaaagaaattgaaTTGTGGGATTCATATCAAGCCAAATTGGTCCTTGTTACCCTAAAATTCCACCCTAATTGCTACAAAGAGAGCAGAAGGGTACAGAAAGAGCCATGACACATTGTCATCCAACACTTTAATTCAGCACTCAGACAGCTGCAGCAATCTGAtgggaaatacattttcattttgtgaaCAAGCTGGTTCTCAGCACATGAAAGTATCGAGGGGTTTCATTCTCATCCCTCCAATCAGAAAACACTAGACCTGTGGGTTTTTGGTTACTAACTCTTGTTCAAGCcttaaaaacagcagcaagctTTCCATCTGCAGGGTCCTTCAGATTCACAGGCAAATTGACAAGACAGCAGACCATAAAAGCACAGTTTCTAAGGGTAATGGGCTCCTTTGAAGTGTATTTCTCACGGTCAAAGGAGCAAGGTGATTTCCAAGCAATTTGGGCTAGTTTCACAGAAGTTTTTGAAGAGGAGAATGGATTTCACCTCTAGACAGTTCTGTGGAAATCAGTGAAAATATTCCAGGAATAAGTCTGACCCTGCATTTACCTGAATGGTCTAAAGGAAGGGAGCAGAGACAACAGAGCACAAGAGGTGAAGTGGGGGGGAATGCTCACACCACCCAGACCACTGTTagggtttgggatttttcttttgttaagtATCAACATTTAATACAAAAGTATCATATTTCAAGACAACTTACACAGTTAAGTGCCAGTTAGAAGCAAGACACAGAATAATAAATGTTGTCTGAATGTTTACACAGTTTATCACCAGGCAAAATGAAAAGTTTCCTGTTACAACGCTTTAGATGCAAGGCAAAGAAACCCAATTTTCTCTTAAACCCATCTTCCCCTGACTTCCCAACTCACTCACTGTGCTTTGGACAGCAGTAGAGATGGTTGATAGAACTCCAAGAGCCCCAGCAATAGGAAAGGAACTGCCATCATCAACTGCATCTGGGCTGCTAGCACCAGGATTCTCACTTCCTGCATTAGAAGGCAGAAAATTAACTTCCTCACTCCCAAAAAAAAGATCCTGTtggctgcagagaggagaaaattaaCAAACAGCAAGTGTCAACCAAGAGCAGGGATAGAACTGGGATTATTTTCCTACCTACTTCTCAGATCTAACAGAAGGAAGCAAGAGAGTATGATTTCAGCACACAGATACCTGCCACAATAAGCAAGGTGCAGAGTAAGGTGATGCTATTTTGGGGCTGCATATAAGAatgtttcagtgttgtttttatGCAGTGAAAACTGACCTCTTGTAGCATCTCTCGTCTCTGAGGAGATTTCACTAGGACTGGGGATCCCAAgggttgtttctgctttttctatGACATTTGAAATACCTTGACctagagaagagcagcagtacGACTTTAACCATGAGATACAAGAGAAATCAGAACAGAAACAGCATTAGAGCTGCATATTGGGTTTCATTGTTCTTGATTCCTCCTGTTCAAGACATTGTACCCAGCATTAAAAGTCACTACTATGCAGCTTGCTTACCAATGTAATGAATTTGGGTTTCATCTCAGCTTTTACATCAAGCTGTAAATCCTAGCTGAATATTATGCAAACATCTTAAAAACTTGAAAGCTGTGCATATCTCCTTAATTTCACTGTACCTTTTGGTACAAGTTTTACCCATTACCTGAACAATCCTCTTGACATTTTTCCACTAATTGCTTCTACAACAGAAATCCCCTGCTCTAGAAACAAGCTCAAAAGCACTAGCTTGAGATGTGAAGCAAGGTTAAAATATGTACCAAATACCAGAAAAGAGCCTTACCTACAGTAGCTACAGTAGCAGTTGCAGTTGACAGAAGAGACTTGCCCCAGCTTCCCCAGTACCCCCATCCtgtctgagctgcagcaggagaatcTGAGACctttaatgaagaaaagcagaagagtgaTGGAGGCATTACAGAGGGCAGAAGAACACAGGCAGTCTGTGACATGCAGCTTTtgtgcagctttttcttttcagagaaacaGCAATATGAATTTTCAGAAGAGGAGTGGGGCTTATGATCAGAATTACACTCTGCTCAAAGCCAAGAAACATGCAGACACTTTCTTCAGAGCTAGCACAGCAACATACCTTGAGGGTTTCAGCTGCAGGCTTTTCTGTGGCAGCTGGCTGGCTTGGGGGTTTGGGCTCAGGTCTTTTCCGAGTCATAGGCACAGGCTCAGGGTCTTGCTCTCTCTCTTCACTGCTCTCAGCACAGCCAAGttcctctgctttctgactTCTCTCATCTTCATAAGACGtttcttctttcagattttCACTGCTGTCCTTCTCAGACATGACTACGACAtccacagaaagcaaagcaaactaaTCCCTCCCTTGTACACCTTGACATTGGTTCAAAAGCATCccatttgtgttttaaataattaaacaacTAAGACAGAACTCCTCTCATGTTGCCACACATACCCGCATGAAGAGAGAAGGTTTTCAAGGGAACATGCACACGGAGTCACGTCCCACTGGAAGAGATGTCACACCTGGAAGTTTAAAGTCCTACAGAAACAGGTGGCTTTACCTCCCAGACACGCCCTCTCTGCAGGAAACAGACGGGCTGCtaactctgaaaaacaaatgaaaggtGCAAACGGCCTTCAGATACTTAAATCCATTACTTGCTTCACCAAACAGAAGCAAACCCAAGTTGTTGGGGATGGCTGTTGCTGAGGGGTGCTGGGCAAGGGAGGGGGTTGCTGTCAGAAAGCCGGGCAGACAGGGAGGCAGGAATTCTGTATTTAGGGCTGAGCAACTGCTCCCAGCCCGGGGGTTTTACGGGAGAGGAGGGCAGCCCCTCTTGCAAAGGGCATCTCggggggacaggctggggaccCGCACCCCATGAACCCCTCCCTGGGACTCGGGGGGACCCCGCCCCCACCCGGGGCGCCCCCCAcgctccccagccctgcaggccgCCCTGTGCCTCCGCTTGGAGCCCCCCCCGAGCTTCACAACCACCATCTGGGGCTGCCTGGCCCACAGGGGACCCCCAAGGCCCCCCCGCATGGGACTCCTGCCCCGCAAGTGCCACGGGGGGGCCCCCAGGCGCCCCGAAGGCCCTCTCCCTTTGGGGCCCCACGACCCACCGAAGGCTACTTTGAGCCCCCTGTGCCTCGGCCCCCCGGaagccgccccggccccgctcccgcctcACCCGCCGGGCGGCCCCGCAGCGCCACGCACCGCTCACCGGGCGGACCAAAACCATCGAGATCAGGGCCAGAGCGGCCCCAGCGGGTGGCGCCGGAAGTGCGGCCCAGCCCGGAAGGGCGCCCTGAGAAGCGGGtccgggcggcggggccggcggcggcggcggagcggggcccAGGCCTGAGGCCGGCGGGTGGGCCGGGCCGCCCAGCACCTCCCCGGTGAGAGCGCCTGGCGGGGACCCGGGGCTTACCCCGCCACGTCAGAGCGAGGGAGAGCGGCTGCTGCGGGACAAGCCGGGGGGGCGCGTGGCTCACCTGGCTGGGTCGGCACGGGGGGGTAGGGAAGGGGGGCGGTGACGTCGTGCCCCGTGACGTCGTGCCCCGTGACGTCATGCCCCGTGACGTCATGCCCGGTGACGCCAGGCCGCCGGGCTCCCGGGGCTGCGGCGAGGGCAGCGTGGCGGGACGCGGTGCTGGGTTTTGGCAGGGCCGAAGGCGGGGTCTGGGGTtcccggccccggggcggctTTAGCTGTCAGGGAGAAACCCCCTTGTTTTGGTGCCAGCCGATCCCGTGTCCTTCTCGGGTCACCCCCGGACAGGGGCCGGGAGCGCGGCGGGCCCGTCAGCTGGGCCCGGCCCTCCCGCGGGTTTGCTCCTTGCCTGCGTCTTGCGGCCGTTGGCGCCGCTGCTCCCGTGCTGGGAACACTCCTCAAGACCACACGATTTTCACACGTTTCCCAGGAGTTAGTGTTAGTCATCAGGGCTCTGCCATGTGCAGTTCCCAGATTTCGGAGAGGGTCAGAGGGGCCTGCAGGGATGACCACAGCAGCCTTATCTCTGGAAGACCCCACACTGCCAGCAGGAGGGCCTGCTCGGAGCTAAAGTGACCCGTTTAGATCTATTTAGTTCACGTTATTATCAGGTACCTTATTCTAAATGCCCAACAACAGGTTTCCTGTGCCAGCAGTGGCAGTCAGAgcaggctgagctctgccaggTGTGTCTCAGTTtattactttgcttttctctagGTGTAAAATGATGTTAGGAGCAGTGAGTGTAAAGCCATAGAACTCACAGCCTCTTGGGCCCCAATTTTGCAGTGCCTTATAAATGTGGATAATTTTAAGTACCATCAGTACCCCCATTGACCTCAGTGGGATAACTTTTAGTTCTGTCAGTTAAACCCAGACACACTTTTTCAGGATAAGAGCCAAAGATGACTCATGCAAATGGATGCACCATGGATTTTTATCCTTCCACTGCTGCTTGTTACAACTTATGTTTTCATAAAGGTTAAATATGTTGAGCTCCACTTCAGGTTCAGTTATAAAATAgccattttctcttctgcacaTTTCATCGTGCTTGGGCTGAATGCTTTCTTGAACAATTGTGCTGTTGGCACAGCTCATGCTTTGTCCTTTTTGGAGCCTTTATCAGCCCTAGCAGCTGTTTTGCATAAGTGTAATGGTCGAAgaatcattttatttttcccagcaCTTGACAGTGAGAGATCATTGTCTGCTTAGCAATAATGgcttttccaaaagcaaaatgtgaCAAACAATTTCTAATAAATCAGACCTTGAAGGCTTTAATAGTAAAATTCAATGACCCGTTGCCAGTGTTTTATACATTATGCAAGCTCAGTGCAGATAGAGTGGAAAGCATATGCAATTACTGAAGATAATTATCTTATTCTTATGAGGGGAAATGTTGCTGTGTATTTCTTGTGTTAAATAATTGACTGAGGTTCCTAATGTCATTTTAGGAGGAGTGTTACAGACACTTGGAAACCTAACAATTTAAATTTAATCATTTAAAATGACAATAACACAGGCGAAGTACGGGAGGTACTGGAATTAATCTCTGATAAATCTAAAACAGTATTAGTTGGATGGTTATTCTTTTGAAATACTGGAAGTAATTCTGCATTTGATCCAGTGCTATGCAATTGATCCAATACCAAAGAGATGGGTTTGTCTTCATGGCAGAGCTTTCCTCAGTTGTAGCTGCTTCAAGCCTTCTGAAGGCTCTGAAACCCTTGGAAAATCTTAGGGGTCTGCAAAAGAAAGGCTGAAACCAGTCCTGGCAATGGAAGAATAGTTGTTGATCAGCAGCAGCCTTAGTATTGGGGTTGTTTTCAGACCTGTGCAGCTGGTGTGGCAGGGATGCTCTTCTCTAGATGCAGCAGGATTCAGTAACACTTTCCTTAAAGTGTAACTGGTggaaaacaggaacaaaaaaggCCTTGGGAATTTTAGAACTGTTCAGTTGTGGGAAAGTAGcttcttcagagcagcagcataaCTGAGGTCTCGGTGCTGTTCTCATCTTaaatgaaaggacaagaggcatgacagaaaacagagtggggccaatgacaaaaaaaaaaagagggcagGTGAAGGAGTTGCTGTTTGCAGGGAAGTGAGCGGAGGGCCTGTTATCCAGTTTCTCTTGCAGGATTCATCAAGCTTGAAgaagagctggacacagctgttGTCTTTCCCTTCTTTGTTAAACTGGTTTTGGCAATAGCTGCAGCAGAAACGGGGCACATACACATTTCTCATCACATGTCAAGTCTGGAATCTGGTTTGACTTTTGACAATTAAactttaactgaaaaaaattcctagTTTGGGTAGtgtgttatcagcaaacttTCCCATTCTTGaatatgcttattttttctCAACTGAAAAGAACATTGCTACACATGACCTGGATTTATTTATATGCGATTATATTTCATAACTGATAGGATTTTTGTCTGCTTTAGGCAGTGTTAACTAGTGATTCTGGAAAGACAAGAAGTGTCTGCAttatttattaagaaaaagtGTTCTTTTGTGTTGTGTGTAGGAAATTCAACTCAATCAGCATTTGTTATTGGTGGAAGTAAAGATGATAAATTTGAAGTCACACAGTCAGTGGAGTGAAGTGAGATACTCTTTAAGACAACATTTTAGCTTGTGGCTTCTGTgccttttaaattgtttttttttagggcTCTGGAGCAATCTAGATGGAATCATAACTTCAGGCAATGCATATTGGATTAAAAATTTTCTTGGATCAGTCTTCCAGGAAAATGAGTTACTGATTTTCTCTTATCAGTGTCACCTCATGTTGTTACAAGTTGGTTTTattctggcttttaaaaaaggaaaattcttgCGTGCAAAGAACATAAAATTCAAGGCTGTGTCCTAATGTCTTAAAATGTCTCTTATGCACATGAATTTGAAGAATGTGAATACTGTCCTTAGGCAAAACAAATTTTCAAATTGCTCTGAAATATGGGCCAGCATTTGGGAAGAGAAGATGTTAAAGACGATAAAACCGCTGCGATGTAACAGCACAAAGTGAAAGGTTTTCAACAGGAGctttttgtaaaacaaacaagaaaaagaaaaaaaaaggaggcagagtTAGAAAATAGAGCAGCATCAGCAAGAGAGattgcagaaaaggaagaagtatGTTTAGACATCAGCATCCTGATACTCAGACATGGACTTCCCCTCTGGCTGTAGATAAGCGCCAGGACAGCTTTCCCAACACAAGTCAGTAAGGATATGATGTAGTAGTTAGACATCCAACCCCGACTGTGCCTCTAAAGTCAGGGCAGTAGATGTGTAAATGCTTCAGAtcaggtgtgtgtgtgctttggTTTTTGTCTAGATGCTAAAGGAAAGACTGACTTTAGAAAAAACCTAGGCCTTAAAAGCACTTTGATACTGGAGGGAAGCAGAAATTATAtcctctttcttgcttttcttcctctagtAAGAAAGCGCTTTTTCTCTGTTAACAAATGCAGAATCCACTTTCTGACCCTAAAGAGACCTGTGCATTTGGAATAGACCAaacaatttgttcttttttaaaaaaccttttttccccttaaggATTACTGTTGctgagattatttattttgatggGAAGTTGAATATCTAGAGGACTGAAGGTTTTGCTGATGCCTTCTTACCCTCCTTTCATTACTATGTTCTGAGCAAAGCTCTGATTTTGAACCTCTCAACTGTTTATATTATGCTAATCAAAATCTGttaactgaaatgaaatttgaaTATGCCATAAGCTTGCTGTCATTAATGaacttaattatcttttttttttcagctggatttCCTGTCTCGACTTCTGATTTTGATGCTCTTGAAAGCACATTTGGATCAAAGACATTTTCGATCACCGAACAAATCAAGAGCCTCCTCTCCTGTCTCGGAGCAATACAGACAGCTTACTGTCATATGACCTCATATCCCcagattaaatgaaaaaataatcttctctGGCTTTCCATGAAGCTCAGCTATTGCCTGTTAATTTTGACTGTTAGCACTGATCTTTCAATTGGATTTGCACTGGAAAATGTAGCCTTTAATAGGACAGTTGCCTTTGGGACTTTCAATGCATCACTTCTTCAGGTGTCTCAAGTTTTAGTAGATTCTCCTGCACATCATGATATCATAGCCAAAGAAGGGACCAGTATTTTAATTGAATGTAAACTGAACATCAGCCAGTATGAATATATTCTTTGGTATAACTCCAGAGGACACCTGCTTGAGCAGAAGGATGAAGGTgagcttttctgctgttttctgtccttcagcCTTCCCCTTTTATGCACTGTCTGAAAACCTCTGGGACTTTATTATTATCTTCTCTTCCTATCCTCCTATTTTACAGTTGAAAGATAAggagagagcaagagagagcCCTGTGCCCTCTGGCATGTGGCATTCGAATTATACCCACAGAATCAGTGTGTTCAAGAGGCATCATGGTATTCACTACAGAAGACATTAATCAGCATCCTGCAAGATACTACctgatgttttaatttattattgttctggtttattttatttttccaaacatAAGAATTAAACACAATTTTCCACAACTTGTGACCCTTTCCAGATGGTAATTGGTGCCTTAATTTtgttacaggattttttttaaagcacagggTAACTgagtacatttattttatggtTTATGCCCCAGTGAGACCATGGAGACTAACAGTTCATAATGGCCAACAATGAAATTCATGCTATTTAACCCTTTTGTACAGAAGGACAATAGATTTTTTTAGCTGTTGGCTCTGTCTCtgtagtttttaattttcaaaaaataatgtcttttagatgtgcatgtgtttttttctctgttagtaTTAATGAAGGTCATTGAACTAATTGGTGGGATCTTCTTGTGGGGGCATCTCTTTGCCTTAAGTATTAAGCGACCTCTTTGTGGTAAGAATGCCATCTGGAGATTAGTTCAATGTAGAGTAATTAGAAGAATGAGTTATGAACAGTTTTCCCCCTAAGTTATGGATGTGTAGGAAATGCTGTATAAAGCTAGCTTCttttattgatttctttttatatgGGTTTTGTGGATCAGCACTGCATGCTCAGCAGAAAGCTGTGTCTGGAGAAAATCCTGGGCTCCTTTGCCAGCAGAGCCATTTACAGGCTCTGATATTTTTCATGGGTCACTTGACTTTTGACTCCAAATGTAAGGAAAATTAGCCTTTATAGAGGACAGTCTTTCAACATAGTGTTGCACAGTGGGTGAGAAGCACTAGTTAAGAATTAGGTTCCCTATCAGAAGGAACTAGCAGACCAAGAGCACACAGGAAAGTACAGatgagagaaagcagaagacacAGCGTAGCAAGCGTGCAGAATAATTTACCATTAAGCATCAGGATTGGTAACTGGGTTCTGGCTTTCTGGATCACAagcatgaaaatgaaatttcaatCCTTGCTGTGCTGTTTGTATTATGCTAGAAATGGACTGCTTGCCTCCAACCTTGTTTCCTGTGGATGGGGCAAACAGCACGTGTCTAGTTTACCAAGTGATTTTTGTTCCATGAGctcagtttgtttcttttcaatctCCAGGTGGACGGTGGAGGATTGCTGGTAATTCCCTTAACATCACAAAGGTCAACTTTGCTGACCGGGGGCGATACACGTGTGCAGCTGTTAACCATAATGACACCTCCTATTACACAGTCACCCTGAGGGTTATCTTCACCTCGGGAGACATGAGTATCTACTACATGATTGTGTGCCTCATTGCCTTTGCTATCACCCTCATTTTAAACATAACCCGTCTGTGCATGATGAGCAGCCACCTCCGCAAAACAGAGAAGGCGATCAATGAGTTCTTCAGGACGGAAGGGGCTGAGAAGCTTCAGAAGGCTTTTGAGATAGCCAAGCGTATCCCTATCATTACGTCTGCCAAAACGCTGGAGTTGGCCAAAGTCACTCAGTTTAAGACCATGGAGTTTGCTCGGTACATTGAAGAGCTTGCCAGGAGCATTCCCCTTCCGCCACTGATCCTTAACTGCCGGGCGTTCATGGAGGAGATCTTCGAGGCAGTGCGAGTTGACGATCCCGATGAAGTTGGGGAGGAGGCCAAACAGCCCCCAGGCTGCGGGACACAAGCTGCCATATACCCCATCAACCCCGAGATCAAGCGCAGCGATTCCCCAGCTGGGGATTCGGACGATGGGTCCATGAATGAGCAAGGTCAAGAGATAGCTGTCCAGGTGTCCATTCACCCGCAGTCAGAGGTGCAGAGCattgacactgtctcccacgACAGCTGCCAGTTTGTGCCTCCCGAGGAAGGCACCTGCTGAGTCCAGGGACACCCTGATGTGAGGGAAGCGGGGGTGACCCTGGGATACTGGGAGGAAGAGTCTGCACACAAACTGCCTCAGTCCTGTATGCACTGGAGTTTTCCAAACTGCAGGGTGCCAGAACTGCTACTGAAACCTGTGTTTTCTGTCATTGTTGATCTAACACAATTTCAAGTCTGTGAGAGAAAGCCATTTGGAGTATTGTACggtggcttttctttttaaaacaagctttCTATACTTAAAGTATTTACACAACAGGAATTCTTTATCTTCGGCAGCTTCTGATACTTCTGATCTGAATTAGCAGTGGCCAAGCTGAG is a window of Apus apus isolate bApuApu2 chromosome 13, bApuApu2.pri.cur, whole genome shotgun sequence DNA encoding:
- the FAM114A2 gene encoding protein FAM114A2 isoform X1, whose protein sequence is MSEKDSSENLKEETSYEDERSQKAEELGCAESSEEREQDPEPVPMTRKRPEPKPPSQPAATEKPAAETLKVSDSPAAAQTGWGYWGSWGKSLLSTATATVATVGQGISNVIEKAETTLGIPSPSEISSETRDATRGSENPGASSPDAVDDGSSFPIAGALGVLSTISTAVQSTGKSVITGGLDALEFIGKKTMDVIAEGDPGFKKTKSLMNRNSTLSQVLREAKEREEQQTATEVAMATEKKAHYGLLFDEFQGLSHLEALEMLSRESESKVKAVLNTFSGDELDTLKEEMEQLKEAFSLPEFFEEEEEEKKGDEEFTKEVTELFSELRISSKPDKLIMVRTSAHEWIAQFNSSLPKEEEESEGNKEVEPRHLDHHAKKSVEDIHAFAIRSLAELTACSIEVFHKTAALFLHGQRQEVTATDRAKSLSQMTIVLCKELSTFSKEFSMCLTTAGVKEKADVLNPLITGVFLEASNSASYVQDAFQLLLPVLQISLIEARTGLSQQ
- the FAM114A2 gene encoding protein FAM114A2 isoform X2, whose product is MSEKDSSENLKEETSYEDERSQKAEELGCAESSEEREQDPEPVPMTRKRPEPKPPSQPAATEKPAAETLKVSDSPAAAQTGWGYWGSWGKSLLSTATATVATVGQGISNVIEKAETTLGIPSPSEISSETRDATRGSENPGASSPDAVDDGSSFPIAGALGVLSTISTAVQSTGKSVITGGLDALEFIGKKTMDVIAEGDPGFKKTKSLMNRNSTLSQVLREAKEREEQQTATEVAMATEKKAHYGLLFDEFQGLSHLEALEMLSRESESKVKAVLNTFSGDELDTLKEEMEQLKEAFSLPEFFEEEEEEKKGDEEFTKEVTELFSELRISSKPDKLIMVRTSAHEWIAQFNSSLPKEEEESEGNKEVEPRHLDHHAKKSVEDIHAFAIRSLAELTACSIEVFHKTAALFLHGQRQEVTATDRAKSLSQMTIVLCKELSTFSKEFSMCLTTAGASNSASYVQDAFQLLLPVLQISLIEARTGLSQQ
- the MFAP3 gene encoding microfibril-associated glycoprotein 3, producing the protein MKLSYCLLILTVSTDLSIGFALENVAFNRTVAFGTFNASLLQVSQVLVDSPAHHDIIAKEGTSILIECKLNISQYEYILWYNSRGHLLEQKDEGGRWRIAGNSLNITKVNFADRGRYTCAAVNHNDTSYYTVTLRVIFTSGDMSIYYMIVCLIAFAITLILNITRLCMMSSHLRKTEKAINEFFRTEGAEKLQKAFEIAKRIPIITSAKTLELAKVTQFKTMEFARYIEELARSIPLPPLILNCRAFMEEIFEAVRVDDPDEVGEEAKQPPGCGTQAAIYPINPEIKRSDSPAGDSDDGSMNEQGQEIAVQVSIHPQSEVQSIDTVSHDSCQFVPPEEGTC